The following is a genomic window from Niabella soli DSM 19437.
CTTTTTTTTGCTTCGGCAAGAATCTGAGGGTCTTTTGTTGCCTTGTATATCAGCCACAACGTTCCCGGGTAGAACCCGCTCGTCCACCAGTCAACACCTGAAGCATTCAGTTGGTCCTTTGCCGGATCGTAGTTTTGCGGCATTTTGTCTACCGGCACCTTTTGCATCAGTAGTTTATATTGTGCAGCGGCAAATGCTTCATCTTCCTTTATCAGGGCACGCATGTTTTGCTGGGCGTCGCTCACAAATACGGATAAAAGCAACCCGGCTACAATCGTCAATCGTAGAATAGGCTTCATTGAAATTGGTTGTTAGGCTAGTGTATTATCAGGCAATAGTTTTACCGGCATAGGACTTCCCCAGATCGACGCAGAGAAGGATTATTCCAATTACTTATTTACAGTTGACAAGACACTATTGGTTAAAAGGGCAAAATAATAAAAATCAGGAGGATGAGCAACAATTCCACATTGTTCCTATTTTTATGGTTTAAAAATCTTCTTATGAAATCGATTGGCTTTTTTTTGCTTTTTGGATTCCTGTTAGCATCTGGTACCGGTTACGGGCAAACGCATTTAGAACAGTTGGCTGCAAAACCGCATCCGCGGCTCTTATTGTTTAAAGGCGAAGAAAAGCAAATTGAAAATGCCATCGATAAAAATGCAGCTTTCAAAAAAGTAAACAGCCTGTTGCTGGAAGAATGCGATAAGATCATAGCTGCACCAGCATTAGAGCACAAAAAAATAGGAAAACGCCTGCTTTCCGTATCCCGCGAAGCGATCCGCAGGATCTTTTACCTTTCCTATGCTTACCGCATGACCCATGAAAAAAAATACCTGGATGCGGCAACGCAACAACTCCTCACCATTTCCGCTTTTGAAGACTGGAACCCATCACATTACCTCGATGTGGCTGAAATGACGATGGCAGCAGCGATCGGGTATGATTGGTTATATGATGAGTTGGCCCCGGCCTCCCGCGAAAAAATAAAAACGGCTATTTTGAACTACGGCATCAAAACCTCATTTGACAGCCATTTCAACAATTGGTTGAAAATAGATAATAACTGGAACCAGGTTTGTAATACCGGCATCACTTATGGGGCTATTGCCATTTTTGAATCGGAACCCGAACGCTGCAGTCAGGTCATTGCACGCGCTGTGGAATCCATAAAAAAGCCCATGAAATTATACGCGCCGGACGGGGCTTATCCGGAGGGTTATGGCTATTGGAGCTATGGAACCACTTTCAATGTTTTCTTTATTAATGCGCTGGAACAGTTGCTGGGAACGGATTACGGGCTGAGTCAACTGCCTGGGTTCCTTAAAACTCCCGGTTATCTGCAGCAAATGATCGCTCCTACCGGGGCTCCTTTTAATTATTCTGATGCCGGCCGGGGCGCCGAATGTAATGGGGCTATGTTCTGGTTTGCAAAAAAAATCAATGATCCTTCTTATGTATGGAACGAATTGCAATTCCTGGAGAACGATAAAAATAAAAATGCGCTGATCCATGATCGTTTTTTACCAACGTTGCTGCTTTGGGGAAAAGACTTGTCATTGACCAATAGCTCCGCGCCAAAAAAATTATTCTGGCAGGGGGGAGGGCCTACGCCCGTGGTAATGATGCGCACCAGTTGGACAGATCCAAACGCCTTGTTCCTGGGTTTTAAAATGGGCTCGCCAGGTAACAGTCATGCGCATATGGATGAAGGCTCCTTTGTTTTTGAAGCCGAAGGCGTGCGTTGGGCAATGGACTTTGGCATGCAGGAATATGAATCGCTGGAATCGAAAGGCCTAAATATCTGGGACCGTTCGCAGCATTCAGATCGCTGGAAAGTGTTCCGCTATACGAATTTTGCGCATAACACACTAACGTTTGATGACAGTCTGCAGCGTTTGGAAGGGAGGGCGGTTATTACGAAATCTTCCGGTGCAGCTGGTTTTAGTTTTGCAACAACGGACCTCAGCAGCGTTTATAAAGGACAAATAAAAAGTGCCGAAAGAGGTGTCGCTCTTGTAAACAATGGATACGGATTGATACAGGATGAAATAACCACTGCCAACAAATCCGTTAAAATGCAATGGCGGATGGTGACGCCGGCTACGGTCACCGTTAAATCAGCTACCGAAATTGAGCTGACAAAGAATGGAAAAACACTGTTCCTGCAGATCGTAGCGGAGCAACCCGTTACGATCAAAACCTGGAGCACGGCGCCGACCAATGGTTACGATGCGCCCAATCCGGGAACGACCATTGTCGGTTTTGAAACAGAGTTGCCGGCCAACAGCAAAAAAACATTTGCGGTGTATCTTGTTCCGGAGGATAAGGGTAAAGTTGATAAAAAAATTACTGCATTGAAAAACTGGCATTAAACCATTCGCAGCAATAGTCGTCAAAAAGGCCCGCGTTACCGTAGAAAAGAAAATAGAGCCGGTCAGCTATTTTTTTTTATCCCTGCAGGACGCAGTGAGTATATTTAATGTAATTGCTTCATCTGTAAAAAAAACGAATGGATAACCGCAGAACCTTTCTGAAAAAATCAATGTTATTATCCGGTGCCGCCGGTATTAAAACAACGCTCCCTGATTCACTGATTAAAGCCCTTTCTATTGATCCCGCTCTGGGAAGCACATTCCTCGATGCAGAGCATATTGTGATCCTGATGCAGGAAAACCGGTCTTTCGATCATTGCTTTGGCAGCCTGCAGGGCGTACGGGGACTAAACGATCCAAGAGCGATCACCTTGCCAGATCAGAAACCGGTTTGGTTCCAGACAAATGATAAAAAGGAGACCTACGGCCCCTTCCGGCTGAATATTAAAGAATCAAAGATCACCTGGATGGGCTCGCTGCCACATTCCCGTCCCAGTCAGGTAGATGCCTTTAATAATGGCAAATACGATAAGTGGTTGCTGGCAAAAAGATCCGGCAACGCAAAATACGCCCAAATGCCCCTCACGTTGGGCTTTTATACCCGTGAAGACCTGCCGTTCAATTATGGAATGGCGGATGCTTTTACGATCTGCGATCAGAATTTTTGTTCTGCCATGACCAGCACCACGCCCAACCGTTCTTTCTTTTGGACAGGAAATATTCGTGATACGGACGACGGCTATCCGCGGGATAATATCCGGAACGATAATTTCGGGCATGCAAAAATGACCTGGAAAACTTTTCCCGAATTGCTTTCTCAAAACCAGGTTTCCTGGAAGTTCTACCAGAATGAAATATCCTGTGGGGGCGGGTTTAAAGGAGAGGAGCGTTCCTGGCTGGCCAACTTTGGATGCAATCTCCTGGAGTTCTTTAAGGCCTATAACGTAAAATTTACTCCTTATTATATTGAGAATATAAAAAAACAAGTGCAGACACTTCCCGGCGAGATCAACAAACTGCAGGAAGAAAGCCCGTCCAGTGAAGAACGCGCCAATAAGGTGAAGGCCGCATTGCAGAAAAAACAGGAGGCTTTGGATAATGCCACTGCAGAGCTGAAACAATGGAGCATTGAAAATTTTAATGGCCTTACAGATGCCCAAAAACAATTATTCTATAACGCATTTGTGAATAATAAAGGCGATAAAAATTATCGGAATATTTCACGTTTGGATTATACGGATAACGGCACCAAACGCGAAGCAACGGTGCCTGCCGGAGATATTTTTTACCAGTTCCGTAAAGATGTAAATGAAGGGAAACTCCCAACGGTTTCCTGGTTTGCGGGACCCCAGAACTTTTCAGATCATCCCAGTGCACCCTGGTATGGCGCCTGGTATGTGTCGGAAATGCTGGACATCCTTACTAAAAATCCTGAAGTATGGAAGAAAACGATCTTTATTGTTACCTATGATGAAAACGATGGCTATTACGATCACGTGCCGCCTTTTTCAATTTGCGATAATAAGAAACCGGGCACCGGAAAATGCAGTGCAGGTATTGATACCGAGATCGAACATGTGCGCCTGGAATATGAATTAAAACAGGGAATACCAAAGAAGCAGGCACGGGAAGCCCCGGTAGGATTGGGCTTTAGGGTACCCATGCTCATTGCTTCTCCCTGGAGCCGCGGGGGCAAGGTATGCTCACAGGTATTTGATCATACCTCTACCTTACAGTTTTTGGAAACCTTTGTTAATAAGAAATACAATAAGCACCTGCATTTCGAGAATATCAGCGCCTGGCGCCGTACTATTTGCGGCGACCTTACGGCGGCTTTTAGTCCGTTTGATGGTAAGCCTGTAGAGCGGATACCCTTCCTGAAAAGAGATGCCTTTGTTGAAACCATTTTCAATGCGCAGTTCAAAAAGGAGCCAGGCGATTTCAGCGCGCTTTCTCCGGCCGCTGTCAAAGCCGTAATCGAAAATCCTGTTATCCCACCTTCTTTACCGCAGCAGGAGCGGGGCACGCGGCCGTCGCTGGCCCTGCCTTACGAATTATATGTGGAGAGCCGTTTATCGAAAGATAAAAATAACGTGGAACTGCAGCTAAAGGCAGGCAATACATTTTTTGGTAACGACGCACAAGGCGCACCCTTTACGGTTTATGCCCCTGTGGCTTATACTGATGAAACCGGTTCGGAAACCTGCAGGAACTGGTCGTTTGCCGTTAAAGCCGGCGATGCGTTGAACTATGAGTGGCCGGTAAAAGCCTTTGATAAAGGGGCTTATCATTTGCGCGTACATGGTCCCAACGGGTTTTACCGGGAGTTTAAGGGGAATAACACTGACCCTGCATTTGATCTTACTTGTGAATATGAAATGGACAGCCGTAATAAACCCACGGGAAACATATTATTAAAGATGAACAGCAGTGTCCCTGTGGCGATAGAAATTACCGATAACGCCTATAAAAATGCGGTTATCCAAAAACAGGTAAGCGGAGCGCAAAATCTTGTGTTGAACTTAAATAAAAGCGCCGGCTGGTATGATTTTTCCGTACGGTTAAAAGGCAATAGTTCCTTTGAAAAACGTTATGCAGGCCGGGTGGAGAAAGGAGCCGAAAGCACTACAGATCCTTTTATGGGACGTGTAGTATAGGAACTATAACGTCGTCCGCCTGGAGCGTGTTGTTATTGCCGGGCTGTTAAAAAAAAGTGCACCAACTTTTAAGCTGGCACACTTTTTTAATTTTAAGACTGAGGGTTTAACTTTCAACAGAGAAAAGCAGCGCCTGATCATTTCTTCTTTTGATCTTCGATCGTGATGTTCAGATCCGTTATGGTCTTTTTGATCTGCTCTCCATATTCCTTTGCAATTTTGGCCAGATTGCCGGATACGCCAAAGGGCTTGTTAAATGTGGCTTTAACCTGTGTGCTGTCGCCTTCTTTTGTAACGTTCACAAAAAGGTTTATCACCTTGCCCTCGCCCATGACAATATATTGTTCTGCCTGTATCGTTCCGCTGGTTTTATCTGTGTTTTTAACCGAGAACCGGATGTTGCTAACGGCCTGGAGCGCCGCAGCATAGACTTTATCAACGGGTTGTTTGGAGGTAAATACCCCAACACCTGGTTTTTGTGCCGATACAGTGATGCCCGTCAGCATTAAGGCCAGCAATACGATTGTGATTTTCATGTTTGATAAGATTTAAAAGTGTTTGAATTGAAATCGGGGGTAAAATTAAACAGGTCAAACGATTTGGAGAATACCGGTTTCCCTGTATTTCAGGCAAGGCGGGAACGATTATAATTTTTAAAAATAGAAGCAGCCGCGGCCGTGATTTGTGTGTTCACAAGCTATTTAGCTTCTTATATTGCTCACAGATTACACGGATTTTCACGGAACGCTTTAAAATCTGTGGAAGTCGCTGCCTTGGTTTGTGTCCGCACAAACCATTTTGCATAGTCACTTTTTACAGCACCGCCAGGCTATCTATTTTATCCTGGTCTATCTGCTTTACCAGCGCTTCAAGGGAATCAAACTTTAATTCTTCCCTTAAATATTGTTTTACATACACGCGGATCGTTGTTCCGTAAATGTCTTTGTCAAAATCAAAAATATTTACTTCAACGGTTCTTTTTTTACCGTTAACAGTGGGTCGTAACCCGATGCTCATCATCCCTTTTAACAGGCCGGCATGCCCGGGAACGGCAACATACACCGCATAAATACCATTGCCGGGGATGATCTTCTCTTCATCCTTCACATGTAAGTTCGCCGTGGGATATCCCAGTTCACGACCCAGCTTGTCGCCATGCACCACTTCGCCCTCAAAAAAGAAATCATAACCCAGTAAATGCCCCGCAGTAATGGCGTCGCCCTTCAGGATCGCTTCGCGGATCTTGGTGGAGCTGATGGAAATATTATCCAGCACATGCTTGGGTATTTCCCGTAGT
Proteins encoded in this region:
- a CDS encoding phosphocholine-specific phospholipase C — translated: MDNRRTFLKKSMLLSGAAGIKTTLPDSLIKALSIDPALGSTFLDAEHIVILMQENRSFDHCFGSLQGVRGLNDPRAITLPDQKPVWFQTNDKKETYGPFRLNIKESKITWMGSLPHSRPSQVDAFNNGKYDKWLLAKRSGNAKYAQMPLTLGFYTREDLPFNYGMADAFTICDQNFCSAMTSTTPNRSFFWTGNIRDTDDGYPRDNIRNDNFGHAKMTWKTFPELLSQNQVSWKFYQNEISCGGGFKGEERSWLANFGCNLLEFFKAYNVKFTPYYIENIKKQVQTLPGEINKLQEESPSSEERANKVKAALQKKQEALDNATAELKQWSIENFNGLTDAQKQLFYNAFVNNKGDKNYRNISRLDYTDNGTKREATVPAGDIFYQFRKDVNEGKLPTVSWFAGPQNFSDHPSAPWYGAWYVSEMLDILTKNPEVWKKTIFIVTYDENDGYYDHVPPFSICDNKKPGTGKCSAGIDTEIEHVRLEYELKQGIPKKQAREAPVGLGFRVPMLIASPWSRGGKVCSQVFDHTSTLQFLETFVNKKYNKHLHFENISAWRRTICGDLTAAFSPFDGKPVERIPFLKRDAFVETIFNAQFKKEPGDFSALSPAAVKAVIENPVIPPSLPQQERGTRPSLALPYELYVESRLSKDKNNVELQLKAGNTFFGNDAQGAPFTVYAPVAYTDETGSETCRNWSFAVKAGDALNYEWPVKAFDKGAYHLRVHGPNGFYREFKGNNTDPAFDLTCEYEMDSRNKPTGNILLKMNSSVPVAIEITDNAYKNAVIQKQVSGAQNLVLNLNKSAGWYDFSVRLKGNSSFEKRYAGRVEKGAESTTDPFMGRVV
- a CDS encoding bifunctional riboflavin kinase/FAD synthetase, whose translation is MQIHRNIEALPAFRNAVITIGTFDGVHEGHRKVIKQIVDQANAVSGESVIITFHPHPRKVVNSSILGLRLITTLDERIELLGQLGVDHLVIIPFTEVFANQLPEDYLCDFLIEKFKPHTIVIGYDHRFGRDRLGDYKLLELLQEKYKYQLREIPKHVLDNISISSTKIREAILKGDAITAGHLLGYDFFFEGEVVHGDKLGRELGYPTANLHVKDEEKIIPGNGIYAVYVAVPGHAGLLKGMMSIGLRPTVNGKKRTVEVNIFDFDKDIYGTTIRVYVKQYLREELKFDSLEALVKQIDQDKIDSLAVL
- a CDS encoding heparinase II/III domain-containing protein, with the protein product MKSIGFFLLFGFLLASGTGYGQTHLEQLAAKPHPRLLLFKGEEKQIENAIDKNAAFKKVNSLLLEECDKIIAAPALEHKKIGKRLLSVSREAIRRIFYLSYAYRMTHEKKYLDAATQQLLTISAFEDWNPSHYLDVAEMTMAAAIGYDWLYDELAPASREKIKTAILNYGIKTSFDSHFNNWLKIDNNWNQVCNTGITYGAIAIFESEPERCSQVIARAVESIKKPMKLYAPDGAYPEGYGYWSYGTTFNVFFINALEQLLGTDYGLSQLPGFLKTPGYLQQMIAPTGAPFNYSDAGRGAECNGAMFWFAKKINDPSYVWNELQFLENDKNKNALIHDRFLPTLLLWGKDLSLTNSSAPKKLFWQGGGPTPVVMMRTSWTDPNALFLGFKMGSPGNSHAHMDEGSFVFEAEGVRWAMDFGMQEYESLESKGLNIWDRSQHSDRWKVFRYTNFAHNTLTFDDSLQRLEGRAVITKSSGAAGFSFATTDLSSVYKGQIKSAERGVALVNNGYGLIQDEITTANKSVKMQWRMVTPATVTVKSATEIELTKNGKTLFLQIVAEQPVTIKTWSTAPTNGYDAPNPGTTIVGFETELPANSKKTFAVYLVPEDKGKVDKKITALKNWH